The Flavobacterium sp. CBA20B-1 genome includes the window AATTTTCGTACAAATAAACAAAAAAAAACAATATACTGGCTTTTTTATTTTAAAAATATAAAAATATCTTATATACTATAGTAAAACGCTATAAAATCAACAATGTCTCTGTTACATTTTTTTTATTGATTTATATTTTTTGAATTTGTAACGCATATTGTATTGCTGTTTATTCATAATAGGGCGAGAATAAATCAACTTATCACACTCGCTTACAATTTTTTAAGTATTAACAAGTTGTTTTAATTGTGAAAACATTGTATATATTTGTACCCAATAATTAATAAAAATATTTATAGAAATGAAAAAAATTACTTTATTAGCAGGCTTATTGTTAGCTACAGTAACAGTAAGTGCACAAAACTATTACAATTTCACAAAAAGTACGGCTACTTATACAGACCTTATAGGAGCTACTAGTATGAACAATGGAATAGTTTGGGATTGGGACGATTTTGGACCGGTAACATCACCCTTCCCAATATCTGTATTTGGAAATACGTATAATGATTTTGGATTTGATGATGATTATTTCTATTTAGGTGATGTGTGGAATAATTTTGATGGTATTTTTCTTTATCCAGTAACCACTTTTATAATGGATAGAAATTTCTCTTTTTCAGGTGCCTCTCAATCTCCAATTTCTTATAAAGTAGAAGGAACTGCTGGAAACCGTATTTTAAAGTTGGAAATCAAGAATGCAGGAATGGAAATGGAAGAAATGTCTAGCACAATATCTACGTTATATCTGAATTACCAAATTTGGTTTTACGAAGTAGATAATAGTATTGAATACCATTACGGAAATCATAATATTACCGACTTAAGTATGTTAAATGATGAGGCTTATTCAACAGTAATTTTGGCACATATGTCTGATACTAATTTTCAAGGTGGTTACATAGACGGTACTATTGCAAATCCAACTTACACAGAATCAAATAATCCAGATGATGAACCTGTTGGGTTAGATGCTGTGCCAGCACCAAACACAGTATATCGTTTTGCATTAAATCCTTTAGCACTGAAAGACCAAGAAAAAATTGAGTTTTCAATGTTTCCAAACCCAACAAACGATGTGTTAAACCTAACGTTTCCAGAAACAGTGAACAAACCTTATTCTGTTTACGATTTAATGGGGCGCGAAGTTTTAAAAGGATCTTTAAACAACACCACACAAGCACAAATTAATGTGGGTACATTGCAAAAAGGTTCATACATTTTACGCATTGCGGGCAGTACAAAGAAATTCGTAAAAAACTAAACAAACAAAACATATCTTTTAAAAGCAATTCAATAACTGGATTGCTTTTTTATTTGTTTTTTTAGCTAAGTTTTCAACAAACCTTTGCCAAAGTTTAAAGCATAGTAATCTTTGAATCCGTGGGAAATCTGTAAGTTACTACAGTAAAATAAATCGTAACTAAATTAAATACTACTATTTAACCTAAATTCCTTAAATTCGCACATTGAATTTAAAAACAGTATCATGAGCACCAAATTCACAGAGTATAAAGGATTAGATTTACCTACCGTAGCAAGCGAAATGTTGCAGTATTGGAAAGATCAATCCATCTTTGATAAATCGGTTACTTCTCGCGAAGGCAACCAGCCTTTTGTGTTTTTCGAAGGTCCGCCTTCTGCAAACGGAAAACCTGGTATTCACCACGTGATGGCTCGTGCTATTAAAGATATTTTTTGCCGATACAAAACCCAGAAAGGTTTTCAGGTAAAGCGTAAAGCCGGTTGGGATACACATGGTTTGCCTGTTGAATTAGGTACCGAAAAAGAACTGGGTATTACCAAAGAAGATATCGGAACAAAAATAACGGTAGAAGAGTATAACGAGGCGTGTAAACGTACCGTGATGCGCTACACCGATTTATGGAACGATCTTACCGAAAAAATGGGTTACTGGGTAGATATGAACGATCCGTACATTACCTACAAACCCAAATATATGGAAAGCGTTTGGTGGTTGTTGAAGCAAATTTACAACAAAGATTTGCTGTACAAAGGTTACACCATTCAGCCCTATTCGCCAAAAGCAGGTACAGGCTTGTCGTCGCATGAAGTGAATCAGCCGGGATCATACCGCGATGTGACCGATACTACCATTGTTGCGCAATTCAAAACCATCGAAAATTCATTGCCCGATTTCTTAAAAGGTTTCGGACCAATTGATATCATGGCTTGGACCACAACTCCGTGGACATTGCCAAGTAATACCGCATTAACTGTGGGGCCAAAAATCGATTATGTGTTGGTAAAAACATTCAACCAATACACCAACCAGCCCATAAATGTAATTTTAGGAAAACTTTTAGTTGCAAAGCAGTTTGCAGGGAAATATGTGGCTGTTGAAACCGAAGCTGAACTTGCAGATTACAAAGAAAACGATAAAAAAATTCCGTATTTCATTGTAAAAGAATTTAAAGGAATTGATTTGGTGGGTATTCGTTATGAGCAGTTGTTGCCATACACGTTGCCGTATCAAAATCCTGAAAATGCCTTCCGAGTTATTGCAGGCGATTTCGTAACCACTGAAGACGGAACGGGGATTGTGCACACCGCGCCTACTTTTGGAGCAGACGATGCCAAGGTTGCCAAAGAAGCAACACCAGAAGTACCGCCAATGCTGGTTTTAGACGATGCTGGAAACCCGGTGCCGTTGGTAGATTTGCAAGGACGTTTTGTTCCACAAATGGGCGAAATGGCGGGTAAATATGTGAAAAACGAATATTACAACGACGGCGAAGCACCTGAGAAATCGGTCGATGTTGAAATTGCAATCCGTTTAAAAGAAGAAAACAAGGCCTTTAAGGTAGAAAAATACGTACACAGTTATCCACATTGTTGGCGAACCGATAAACCAATATTATATTATCCATTAGATTCTTGGTTTATTAAGGTAACCGAAGTGAAAGATAAAATGTTCGATTTAAACGAAGAAATCAACTGGAAACCTAAAGCAACAGGCGAAGGTCGTTTTGGAAACTGGCTGAAAAATGCCAACGACTGGAATTTATCGCGCTCACGTTATTGGGGCATTCCGTTGCCAATTTGGAGAACCGACCCTTCGACAGGCTCAGGGCAAGTGGAAGAGTTAATCATAGGTTCGGTAGAAGAATTGATTGCCGAGATAGAAAAGGCAGTCGCAGCGGGCGTTCAAACAGAAAATCCGTTCGATGGTTTTGTGGTGGGCGATATGAGTGAGGAAAACTATGATAAAATCGACTTACATAAAAATGTGGTCGATGGCATCACACTAATTTCTCCATCAGGTAAACCAATGAAACGCGAAACCGATTTAATTGACGTTTGGTTCGATTCTGGTTCTATGCCGTATGCACAATGGCATTATCCGTTTGAAAATAAAGAATACATCGACAATCACCAAAATTTCCCTGCCGATTTTATCGCAGAAGGGGTTGATCAAACGCGCGGTTGGTTTTACACCTTACACGCAATTGGTACCTTGGTTTTTGGCGAAAAAGCGTATAAAAATGTCGTGTCGAACGGTTTGGTTTTAGATAAAAATGGTATAAAAATGTCTAAAAGTAAAGGCAACACTATTGATCCTTTCCAAACTATTGAAGACCACGGACCAGATGCTACGCGTTGGTACATGATCATGAATGCCAATCCTTGGGATAATTTAAAATTTGATTTAGACGGAATTACCGAAGTGCGCCGTAAATTCTTCGGAACGTTGTACAACACCTATTCGTTCTTTGCTTTGTATGCAAATATCGATGGATTTACCTACAGCGAAGATGAAGTTCCTATGGAAGATCGCCCGGAAATTGACCGTTGGATTTTATCGGAACTAAACAGCTTGATAAAAACCGTTGACGAAGCTTATGCAGATTACGAACCAACCAAAGCAGCACGCGCCATATCCGATTTTGTTCAAGAAAACTTGAGCAACTGGTACGTGCGTTTATGCCGCCGCCGTTTCTGGAAAGGCGAATATGCACAAGATAAAATTGCCGCTTATCAAACATTATATACGTGTTTAACCACAGTTGCAAAACTATCAGCACCCATTGCACCATTTTTTATGGACAAGCTTTACAAAGATTTAATACAAGCAACTGCAAAAGAACCATTTGAATCTGTACATTTGGCCGATTTCCCAATTTACGATGAAAAAGTTGTTGATAAATCGTTAGAAAGTAAAATGGAAAAGGCACAAATTGTATCATCTTTAGTATTATCATTGCGAAAGAAAGAAATGATAAAAGTGCGCCAGCCGTTGCAAAAAGTAATGATTCCTGTTTTAGATGAAAATCAAAAGGCAGAAATAGAAGCAGTTGCCGATTTAATCATGGCAGAAGTAAACGTAAAAGAGATAGAATTGCTCAACGATGCATCAGGGATTTTGGTGAAACAAATCAAACCAAACTTCAAGGCATTGGGACCACGATTTGGAAAAGAAATGGGAAATGTAGCAAAAGCGATTCAGAATTTTACGCAAGAGCAAATTAATGACATAGAGAAAAACAACGAAATTTCTTTGGAAATATCAGGAAATGTTGTTAAATTAACAAACGAAGACGTAGAGATTTCTTCACAAGATATCGAAGGTTGGTTGGTAGCAAATGCAAACGGAATCACCGTTGCGCTGGATATTACACTAACAGACGATTTAAAGAAAGAAGGAATTGCCCGCGAATTGGTAAACAGAATTCAGAATATCCGTAAAGATTCTGGGTTTGAAGTAACCGATAAAGTAACAATAAAAATGCTGCCCAACGCAGCAGTACAAGAAGCCGTTCATGCAAATATAGCGTATATTAAAGCAGAAACCTTAACCGAAACGCTTGAATTTACTGATGATTTGATAAATGGTATAGAAATTGAGTTTGATGATATAGTAACCAAAATTAGTGTTTCAAAATAAATGAATTAGTTATGGAAAAGGAAAACGTACAAGTTCGATACTCAGATGCTGAATTAGCAGAGTTCAAAGAAATCATCCTTAAAAAGATAGAAAAAGCACAAGCCGATTTAGATTTAATTAAAAGTGCTTATATGAACGATTTAAACAATGGTACCGATGATACATCGCCTACATTTAAAGCGTTTGAAGAAGGCAGCGAAACCTTGTCTAAAGAAGCAAATTCGCAATTGGCTACCCGCCAAGAAAAGTTTTTACGCGATTTGCGAAATGCTTTGGTGCGCATTGAAAACAAAACTTACGGAATTTGCCGTGTAACTGGTAAATTAATCGAAAAAGAGCGTCTTAAATTGGTTCCACATGCCACAATGAGCATGGAAGCTAAGTTGCAGCAGCGATAGAAAAAACGTTGCAAAAGTTTTAAACTTTTGCAACGTTTCTATTTTTTAAGCTTTACAAATCAAAAAACAAAAAGCTGTTTTTCCAATGAAAAACAGCTTTTTTGTTATCTATTTTAACTACTAAAATCTGTAACCAATATTAATACCAGCGTTCAATTCAACGCCCATAAACTCATCGGCAACTTCTTGCTTAAAGTTTCTACCAATGTTTACAAATGGTGCTACTGTAAAGGCATCGTTTTTAACCAATTTGTATCCGCCACCTACACCAATAATCAACGAATTCATGTCAACGGTTTGTCTTTGATAAACTCCTTGTGCAATTTCCACATCGTGTTCGTAATCACCAAAACGGTATTTTAAAAACGGTTGTGCATAAAAGCCCGATGCGTGCTCGCCTTCTTTTCCACCAAAATAAAAACTATAATTTACTGCAATCGCATTGGTGTTGAACTGTTTAAACTTTCCTTCTTTTTTGTTTTGTCCGTAGTACGAAAAACGATCGTTAATCAATAAATCGGCACCGATTGACTGATCTTGGTCAATAAAATGTTCGTATCCAATTTCAACCGATTGATTTACAATGGTATTAAAAATGTTTAATTCTACTTCGTTTAAAGCTTGTGCTTGCACGCCTAGCGTACTACCCAAAGCACAAACTGCTAATGCTAATCTTTTCATAATCATAATATTTCTGGCAAATATAACAAATTCGGCATTAATTTCTTCCTTTTTCATTGGGATATAAATCGGGCAGGGCATCGCTTTGCCAATATGCTTTGGTATCCACATTCAAAATAGACAGTTTTCCGGTAAATGCTGCGCCTGTATCCACGTTCCACACATTTGCAAAATTCATGGGAGCCGATGCCCCAAAGCGAATCACGGGTGTGTGCCCCACAAATATTTCTTTGTATAACCTTAAACGTTGTGGATAGCGCAGATTGTTCGGACTTAAATTGCCATCAACTGCCATGGCTGTTTCCCAAAGCGTGCGATCCCACCAAAACATTCCTCTAAAGTATTCAAATGTAACGCCTTTCAAATGGGTAAAACCGGCGTGTACAAACAGCCTGTTTTGGTCATCGATATAATATTCCTTTAATTGTTGCAAAAAAGCGATGTGTTTTTCAATAACCCGCAACGAAATATTTTGATAGGCCTGTACGGTAGCTTCGCCCCCATGAAAACGCCACAATTCGTTGTCGTCTTCTTTTTTTAACCATTTCAGCAGCATTTCCTCGTGATTTCCTTGCATAAAAACACACGAATACGTTGCCGATAACTCCATCAAAAAATCTAAAACAGCGGGTGTTTCGCTCCATCCATCCACATAATCGCCTAAAAAAATCAATTGATCATTGGTAGTAACATTTGAACGGTTTAAAACCTGTTGCAATGCTTTTAAGCCACCGTGTATATCGCCAATTACAAATGTGTTACTCATTTTGGGTTTCGTATTTTAGCTTACGCAAAATGCGCATTACTTCTTTAAAAGAGGCATACAAAAAAGAGTATTTACTGTTTTTAAATACGCTTTTGTGAGTGATAAGCACCTCTTTGGCATTATTAAAACCGTGAAGATAACACAACATAAACGAATAACAAAGATTTTGCAAATCGTTTTGCTCAATTGTATGTAAGCGTTTGTTGTTTTTTAATTTATTTAAGATGGATGTGTAATAATTGTATAGATGATACAAATGGCGTTTATCAATTTCGGGCGTTTTAAAGATGATTTCCGATGTAATTTGATATGTCATTGAATCGCTAAAAATAATTTTCTGCACGCTAAAAGGAATGTAGCGGTTGTTTTTACGGAATCCAATTTTCACATATTCTGTTATCACAAATTCATTTTCAGTATAGCTAATGGAAACTTCATCCAATGCCGAATAAAAAATCTTAACCTGTTCATTAATCAATTCAATATCAACTCTAGACAAATAGGTTTCGCCTTTCTTAACTTTTTCAATTCCCGCCCAGCACACCGTGAAATATTCTTTAAAAACTTGGTACTTTGGTTTCATATCCGGATGTGTTTGAGTCATAAAATACAACACGCTATCAATAGTATTTTTTAAATTGGTGACCGAAACTTTCAAGATACTATCAACAATTTCACTGTTGTTTATTTTAGGCGGAAGATATTCCGGATGCGATATACTGCCAATGCGTGAAAAAGACGCTCCTTCGTAGATCGTATAAATGCGCTTTTTAAAAAAACATTTTCCTTTTTTTGGATAGATTGTCACCAAGCCCACCACCATACCGTTTTCTAAATGTGGAAAAATTACATTTTCATATTGAATTTGCGGCGGATTTTCTAAATAAGCATTAATTAAATTCTGAATATGGCTGTCATCGTAAAAGTCGGTTCCCACAATAAGGCTTTTTTCATCTTCAATTCCAACCAAAATAAATGATAAATTGAACGGATTTGAATTAGAAAGTGAACAAACATGCTTCAAAAATTTGGCTTTTCCTTCTAAAGTGTGTAAGTTTAGCTGTTGCTTCTTATCAAAGAAGCTATTCTCGGCATGATGCGCTAACAAGTTTTTAATTAAAAGCCGTTTATTTATCACAATTGGTAGTTTTATCTTAAAATTATAAAAAGAAAATGGTAATTGATACTTAAAACAAATACCACATAATGTATTTTAACCATTTGTTAACAAGTTAAGCAAATAAATTTTAATCAATTTGTAACTGAAAAAATAATATACACAAAACTAAATAATGGAAGCAACAACAGCCACTACTGACATTCGCTCGATAAACGACAAAATAGAACGTGAAAGTGCGTTTATTGACTTGCTTATTGCCGAAATGAACAAAACAATTGTGGGGCAAAAACACATGATTGATCGCTTACTAATTGGTTTATTAGGGCAAGGACATATTTTATTGGAAGGTGTTCCCGGATTAGCTAAAACATTAGCAATTAACACGCTTGCCAAAGCGGTTCACGGATCGTTTAGCCGCATACAGTTTACCCCAGATTTGTTGCCTGCCGATGTGGTAGGTACTATGATTTACAACGTAAAAGTTAATGACTTTAGTATAAAAAAAGGACCGGTTTTCGCTAATTTTATTTTGGCCGATGAAATCAACCGTGCGCCTGCAAAAGTGCAATCTGCTTTGTTAGAAGCCATGCAAGAAAAACAAGTTACCATTGGCGATACCACCCATAAACTGCAAAAACCATTTTTGGTAATGGCTACGCAAAACCCAGTGGAACAAGAAGGAACCTATCCGTTGCCAGAAGCGCAAATGGACCGTTTTATGTTGAAAACCGTGATTGATTATCCAAAATTAGAAGAAGAACGTTTGGTAATCCGTCAAAATTTAGCAGGAACCGTTCCAACGATTAATCCGGTGGTTGGTTTAGAACAAATCATTCGTGCACAAGAAACGGTGAAAGAGGTTTATATGGATGAAAAAATAGAAAAGTATATTCTAGACATCATATTTGCAACCCGCTATCCAGAACAATTCAAATTAGAAAGTTTAAAACCTTATATAAGCTACGGTGCATCGCCTCGCGGATCTATCAATTTGGCAACCGCAGCAAAATGTTATGCATTTATCCGCCGCCGCGGTTATGTAATCCCAGAAGATGTTCGTGCGGTTGTTTTAGATGTACTGCGCCACAGAATTGGAATTACTTACGAAGCCGAAGCAGACAACATTACAAGTGTGGACATCATCAACAAAATTGTAAACGAAATCGAAGTGCCTTAATATTTTGTTCCAAGTTTAATGTTTCAAGTTAAAGCAACCTGAAACAATGAAGACTTTAAATCTTAAACAAAGAAATGGAAACAAAAGAAATATTAAAAAAGGTTCGACGCATTGAAATAAAAACCCGAAGGTTAAGCGACCATATTTTTTCGGGCGAATACCACACGTCTTTCAAAGGCAAAGGAATGTCGTTTGCAGAAGTGCGCCAATACCAATATGGCGACGATATCCGTGCGATTGATTGGAATGTTACTGCACGCTACAATGAACCTTTTGTGAAGGTTTTTGAAGAAGAACGCGAGTTAACACTAATGTTGATGGTGGATATCAGCGGTTCGCAAGACTTTGGTTCAACCGATGATTTTAAACGCGATATCGTTACCGAAATTGCAGCAACATTGGCTTTTTCGGCAACTACAAACAACGATAAAATTGGTTTGATTTTGTTTTCGGATCAAATTGAACTATTCATTCCACCAAAAAAAGGAAAATCGCACATTTTAAGAATCATTCGCGAGCTGATTCAATTCCAACCCAAAAGCAACAAAACCAATATTTCACAAGCGTTTGAATATCTTTCTAAAGTATTAAAGAAAAAAGCAATTGTATTTGTTTTGTCTGACTTTATGACGAAAGATTACGAAAAAATTTTACGCATTGCTGCAAAACGCCACGATATTACAGGTATTAAAGTAGCAGACCAGCGCGAAAACGATTTAAACAATGTGGGATATGTTTTAATGCAAGATGCCGAAACAGGCGAAAGTTTATATGTAAACACCGGCGATGCCCAGGTGCGCAAAGCATACCGCGACCATTACCAAGATTTAGAAGATTATTTCACAAAAACATTCACACGCAGTGGTGCCGGGATCATTAAAACAGGTACACACGAAAGTTATGTTAAAAAATTATTGGCTTATTTTAAAGCACGCTAGTATGAACAAAATAGTAGTTACGTTATTGTTTGGTTTTTTTGCTTTTGCAGGATTTGCACAAGTAACGGCTAACGTAGATTCTACCCAAATAAAGATAGGTTCGGCGTTTCATCTAACCATTAAGGCAACTGCCAGCGAAAGCAGCAAAGTGGTTTTTCCAAACCAGCAAAATATTGGTCCGTTTGAAGTGTTGGAACAATCGAAAACCGACACGGTATCCAACGGAAATACCATCGAACTTACTAAAAAATACACCTTAACACAATTTGATGCTGGCGAATATGTGGTGCCTCGTTTATCGGTTTATATTGATGAAAAGAACCATCAAACCGATTTGTTCAACATTAAAGTGAACAATGTGCAGGTTGACACCTTAAAGCAACCAATGTACGACATTAAAGCCCAAGTTGGTGGCGAAACCGATACCGATAAATTGTGGAAATACCTTATTGCGTTGCTGGCGTGTGTGCTTGCCGGCGTTGCCACCTATTTTCTGATTAAATATTTACAAAACAAAAATTTAACCGAAGAAGATCTGTACCGAACACCGCTTGAAAAAGTAAGCAAAAAATTGCAATTGTTAGATTCGAAACGCTTGGTGCTAAATGGTGATGTGAAATCGTATTATTCAGAAATGACCGATGTGATTAGGGATTATATCGAGGAAGTTTTTGAAATTCCTGCAAAAGAATCAACCACATCCGAAGTTATTCAAATGCTTTTTCAAATCATTAATTCCAAAAAAATACAATTGAGCAAAGAAACGGTTCACGATTTAAAACGCGTGTTGCAAACTGCCGATTTGGTGAAATTTGCAAAATCGGAACCTATGATGAGCGAAATTGAACAAGACCGCAAAACTTCCGAAGTGATTTCTGTTTCTATTGATAAAGCCATTCCACGCTTTTCTGAAGAGCAATCACAGCGTGTAAAACTGCGCGAACGCCGTTTCAAAAAACGCAAACAAATGCGTACGCTAATTCCAATTGGTGTTACTGTGTTGTTGCTTTTAGTTACGGGAATTGTGTATGTGGTGCAAGCAATTCGTTCAGGTGTAGAATGGAGTGTTTTGGCATCCAACAAAAGTTTGTACAACCGCGAATGGGTCACCTCAGACTATGGTTTTCCAACAGTTATCATAAGTACGCCCGAAGCATTGACCCGCGTACAAATGCCGCAGTCCGATAAAGAAAAACAGCAATCACAAAGCAGCGTATTTTCGTATTCAAACCTAAACACGCAACTCATAATTGCTGTAGGAACAACAGCTGTTCAAACCAATGATTCATTAAGTTTGGAACAATTGTTAAAATACAAATTAGAAATTGTTGGCAAACAATACGGCGCAAAAGATATCACGTACAATGCCGAGGAATTTACAGAAAAAGGGGTTCGTGGAATTAGAGGTACGGGAACATTAGTTGCTCAAAACTTTGTGTCGGGCGAAGCCATTAAAATGCAATACGATATGTATGTTTTTGTACAACCAAATGGCATTCAAGAAGTGGGTATTTTATATAGAGAAGGTGATGAATACGGTGCAAAAATAGATCAACGAGTTATTGAATCCATTCAACTAAATGTAGCAAATCCAAATGAGTAATATAACCTTTTTAAATCCGCACTTTTTCTGGTTGTTATTACTTTTACTGCCATTGGGCTGGTATTGGTTCATCAACAGAAAAAACGAGAAAGTTCCTGTAAAAATCAGCAGTATTCAAGGTTTTAAAAACCAAAAAACACTGCTCACCAAGCTTTATCCGTTGCTTTTTGTATTGCGGGCAGTGGCTTTTGCAGCGCTTATAGTGGCTTTGGCCCGACCGCAAACCATTGACAAAAGCACCAAATCTAAAATTACAAACGGTGTGGATATTGTGTTGGCAACCGATGTTTCAGGGTCGATGCTTTCGCGCGATTTAAAACCCAATCGTTTAGAAGCCCTAAAAACAGTAGCTGCCGATTTTATTAAAGACCGTATAGACGACCGTTTGGGAATTGTGGTTTACGCCGCCGAAGCATACACCAAAGCGCCTGTCACCAGCGATAAAAATAGGTTGTTGAATCAATTGGCTGATATTAAGTACGACCGCATTATTCAAGACGGAACAGGTATTGGCGTTGGTTTGGCAACAGCCGTAAACAGGTTAAAAGAAAGCAAAGCAAAGAGCAAAGTAGTTATTTTAATGACCGATGGTGTGAACAATTCGGGCTTGATTGATCCGCAAATGGCTGCCGATATTGCCAAAGAATACAAAATTAAAGTTTATACAATTGGTATTGGAACCAACGGTATGGCAGAAACACCCGTGGCAATATTGCCAAATGGCGATTTAAAATACGACCGTGTAAAGGTGGAAATTGATGAAGCTTTAATGAAAAGCATCGCTCAAAAAACCGGTGGAAAATATTTCCGGGCAACAGATACCAAACGATTAGAAAATATTTACGACGAAATTAATCAATTAGAAAAAACAAAAATCGATGAGCAAAAGTTTGTACAGCGCACCGAATTGTTTCGTTCGTTGGTGCTTTTAGCGTTGGGATTATTAGTAATAGAATATTTATCAAGAAAAACAATATTTAAAGGATTCGTGTAAAATGTGGGGATTAGATACACCTTTTTATTTCTATTTACTGCTATTAATACCCGTATTGATAGCCGTATATGTATGGAATACCATTTGGAAGAAAAAGAAGATTGCCGAATTTGGTTCTGGTAACTATTTAAAACGTTTGGTACCCGAAGCATCAACCACCAGCAAACCGCTGATAAAAATGGTCTTGCTTGCCGTGACGGTATTTGCATTGATTATTGCTTTGGTAAACCCAAAATTTGGAACAAAAATAGAAACCGTGAAACGCCAAGGTGTTGATATTGTTTTTGCAATGGATGTTTCAAAAAGCATGTTGGCAGAAGATCTTGCACCATCGCGTCTAGGGAAATCGAAACAATTGGCATCGCAAATAATAAACAATTTAGCATCAGACCGTATCGGAATTGTAGGTTATGCCGGATCGGCTTTTCCAATGTTACCCATCACTACCGATTACAGCATGGCAAAAATGTACATACAAGATATGAACACCGAAATGGTTTCAAGTATGGGAACTGCCTTGCGCGAAGCTATTGAAGTGGGAAGCAATTATTTTGACGACCCAAAAACCAGCAAGGTAATGATTTTGATTTCTGATGGGGAAGACCACGGCGAAGGAATCAGTGATGCTGTTGCAATGGCAAAAGATAGAGGTATTAAGATTATTACAATCGGAGTTGGAACACCCGATGGCGGACAAATTCCGATTAAACAAAACGGAAAAATCATTGACTATAAAAAAGATGTGGATGGATCTACCGTGGTTACAAAATTAAACGATGCCACTTT containing:
- the ileS gene encoding isoleucine--tRNA ligase; the protein is MSTKFTEYKGLDLPTVASEMLQYWKDQSIFDKSVTSREGNQPFVFFEGPPSANGKPGIHHVMARAIKDIFCRYKTQKGFQVKRKAGWDTHGLPVELGTEKELGITKEDIGTKITVEEYNEACKRTVMRYTDLWNDLTEKMGYWVDMNDPYITYKPKYMESVWWLLKQIYNKDLLYKGYTIQPYSPKAGTGLSSHEVNQPGSYRDVTDTTIVAQFKTIENSLPDFLKGFGPIDIMAWTTTPWTLPSNTALTVGPKIDYVLVKTFNQYTNQPINVILGKLLVAKQFAGKYVAVETEAELADYKENDKKIPYFIVKEFKGIDLVGIRYEQLLPYTLPYQNPENAFRVIAGDFVTTEDGTGIVHTAPTFGADDAKVAKEATPEVPPMLVLDDAGNPVPLVDLQGRFVPQMGEMAGKYVKNEYYNDGEAPEKSVDVEIAIRLKEENKAFKVEKYVHSYPHCWRTDKPILYYPLDSWFIKVTEVKDKMFDLNEEINWKPKATGEGRFGNWLKNANDWNLSRSRYWGIPLPIWRTDPSTGSGQVEELIIGSVEELIAEIEKAVAAGVQTENPFDGFVVGDMSEENYDKIDLHKNVVDGITLISPSGKPMKRETDLIDVWFDSGSMPYAQWHYPFENKEYIDNHQNFPADFIAEGVDQTRGWFYTLHAIGTLVFGEKAYKNVVSNGLVLDKNGIKMSKSKGNTIDPFQTIEDHGPDATRWYMIMNANPWDNLKFDLDGITEVRRKFFGTLYNTYSFFALYANIDGFTYSEDEVPMEDRPEIDRWILSELNSLIKTVDEAYADYEPTKAARAISDFVQENLSNWYVRLCRRRFWKGEYAQDKIAAYQTLYTCLTTVAKLSAPIAPFFMDKLYKDLIQATAKEPFESVHLADFPIYDEKVVDKSLESKMEKAQIVSSLVLSLRKKEMIKVRQPLQKVMIPVLDENQKAEIEAVADLIMAEVNVKEIELLNDASGILVKQIKPNFKALGPRFGKEMGNVAKAIQNFTQEQINDIEKNNEISLEISGNVVKLTNEDVEISSQDIEGWLVANANGITVALDITLTDDLKKEGIARELVNRIQNIRKDSGFEVTDKVTIKMLPNAAVQEAVHANIAYIKAETLTETLEFTDDLINGIEIEFDDIVTKISVSK
- a CDS encoding T9SS type A sorting domain-containing protein, translating into MKKITLLAGLLLATVTVSAQNYYNFTKSTATYTDLIGATSMNNGIVWDWDDFGPVTSPFPISVFGNTYNDFGFDDDYFYLGDVWNNFDGIFLYPVTTFIMDRNFSFSGASQSPISYKVEGTAGNRILKLEIKNAGMEMEEMSSTISTLYLNYQIWFYEVDNSIEYHYGNHNITDLSMLNDEAYSTVILAHMSDTNFQGGYIDGTIANPTYTESNNPDDEPVGLDAVPAPNTVYRFALNPLALKDQEKIEFSMFPNPTNDVLNLTFPETVNKPYSVYDLMGREVLKGSLNNTTQAQINVGTLQKGSYILRIAGSTKKFVKN
- a CDS encoding TraR/DksA family transcriptional regulator gives rise to the protein MEKENVQVRYSDAELAEFKEIILKKIEKAQADLDLIKSAYMNDLNNGTDDTSPTFKAFEEGSETLSKEANSQLATRQEKFLRDLRNALVRIENKTYGICRVTGKLIEKERLKLVPHATMSMEAKLQQR
- a CDS encoding metallophosphoesterase family protein — translated: MSNTFVIGDIHGGLKALQQVLNRSNVTTNDQLIFLGDYVDGWSETPAVLDFLMELSATYSCVFMQGNHEEMLLKWLKKEDDNELWRFHGGEATVQAYQNISLRVIEKHIAFLQQLKEYYIDDQNRLFVHAGFTHLKGVTFEYFRGMFWWDRTLWETAMAVDGNLSPNNLRYPQRLRLYKEIFVGHTPVIRFGASAPMNFANVWNVDTGAAFTGKLSILNVDTKAYWQSDALPDLYPNEKGRN
- a CDS encoding autotransporter outer membrane beta-barrel domain-containing protein — encoded protein: MKRLALAVCALGSTLGVQAQALNEVELNIFNTIVNQSVEIGYEHFIDQDQSIGADLLINDRFSYYGQNKKEGKFKQFNTNAIAVNYSFYFGGKEGEHASGFYAQPFLKYRFGDYEHDVEIAQGVYQRQTVDMNSLIIGVGGGYKLVKNDAFTVAPFVNIGRNFKQEVADEFMGVELNAGINIGYRF